Proteins encoded together in one Balearica regulorum gibbericeps isolate bBalReg1 chromosome 3, bBalReg1.pri, whole genome shotgun sequence window:
- the LOC142601220 gene encoding ciliary microtubule associated protein 1A-like gives MAKAEKGFVATSNTDGAYVGTWRPHRPRGPILAQFTSPGPKYSIPGTTGYLGHNPTKTKAPAYTLRGAKPPMTDSSSPGPRYYVQPSITRNGKHTAPAQHICGLPKVKTEITPGPSDYSTEKADKHLYQRAPVQSMAFRHKALKTNQSPGPGAYTLPRLVGPNTAYTHASPCYSMKGKSKHNGFAEDLSKTPGPAAFPKVELDVYKKKAPMYTMGTKSGLGGEKTVKPGPADYCLGKVTLTRPQAPAPTFGLRHSLYTTPLISLIEL, from the exons ATGGCCAAGGCTGAGAAAG GCTTTGTAGCCACCTCCAACACAGATGGAGCCTACGTGGGCACGTGGAGACCTCATCGCCCACGAGGTCCCATCCTGGCGCAGTTCACCAGCCCGGGACCCAAATACTCAATCCCTGGGACAACAG GTTACCTGGGTCACAAtcccaccaaaaccaaagccCCTGCATACACATTGCGAGGGGCCAAACCACCCATGACAGACAGCTCGTCTCCGGGTCCTCGGTACTATGTCCAGCCCTCCATCACCAGGAATGGGAAGCACACGGCTCCAGCACAGCACATTTGCGGACTTCCCAAGGTGAAGACAGAGATCACCCCTGGACCAA GTGACTACTCCACGGAAAAGGCCGACAAACACCTCTACCAACGCGCGCCGGTGCAGTCCATGGCCTTCCGGCACAAGGCTCTCAAAACCAACCAATCTCCAG GTCCTGGCGCCTACACCCTGCCTAGGCTGGTGGGACCCAACACAGCCTACACCCATGCCAGCCCATGCTACTCCATGAAAGGGAAGAGTAAGCACAATGGCTTTGCTGAAGACCTCTCCAAG ACGCCAGGTCCTGCTGCATTCCCCAAAGTGGAACTGGACGTCTACAAAAAGAAGGCTCCCATGTACACAATGGGAACCAAAAGTGGACTTGGAGGTGAGAAAACAGTGAAGCCAGGGCCAGCAGACTACTGCCTGGGAAAG gTGACACTGACCAGGCCCCAGGCACCTGCTCCCACTTTTGGACTCCGTCATTCCCTCTACACCACTCCTCTAATATCTTTGATAGAACTCTAA